ACGGCGGCCCGCAGCCGGTCCTCGGCGAAGTGGTCGAAGTGCTCGTGGGTGATCAGCACCGCGTCGGCGCCGTGGAGGGCGTCCTCCTCGGTGAACAGGCCCGGGTCGATGACGACCGTCGTGTCCCCGTGCTCGATCCGGACGCAGGCGTGCCCAAACTTCGTCAGTCGCATACGGAAAACAGTACAGCAAGACTGCGCAGTTTCGCTGTGGATCTGACCGGTAGGCTGATCCCATGGACACCGACCCCCTGGAGCTCGCCGCCGACCTGCGCCTGGCCATCGGCACCCTGGTACGCCGGCTGCGGGTCGGTGACGAGCTGCCGCAGAACCAGGCCGCGGTGCTGGGCTGGCTGGTCCGCGAGGGACCGCGCACCACCAGTGAGCTGGCCGACCTGCAGCGGGTGCGCCACCAGTCGATGGCCCGGACGGTCGCCCTGCTCACCGAGGCCGGGCTCGTCGAGCAGCGCCGGCACGCCACCGACGGCCGCAAGGTGCTGCTCGCCGTGACCGAGGCCGGCACCCGGGCCCTGCACACGCAGCGGGCGCGCCGCGAGGGCGAGATCGCCGCGGCCATCACCGAGCGGCTGGACCCCGAGGAGCGCCGCCGGCTGGCCGACGCCGTCGACCTGCTGCGCCGACTCGCCTGACCCCCCCGGACGACCGGCATCCGGACACGCCGACGGCCCGGCCCCTCCACAGGGAGGAACCGGGCCGCGGGCGGAACGACCGGGTCGGCTACGACGCCTTGATCAGCTCCCGCTCGTCCACCGGGCGCTGCGCCGGGACGGTGGCGGGGACGTCCAGCGGCGGCAGCTCCACGTGCTCGCTGAGCCCGATCCGCCGGTGCAGCCGGCGCAGCGGGGCCGGCGCCCACCAGTTGAGCTTGCCGAACAGAGACATCGTGGCCGGCACCAGCAGGCAGCGGACCAGGGTGGCGTCCACCGCGACGGCCACCGCCAGGGCGATGCCCATCTGCTTGACCATGAGCATCTGACCGGCCGCGAACCCGGCGAAGACGATCACCATCAGCAGGCCGGCCGAGGTGATGATCTTGCCGCTGCGCTGCAGGCCCAGCTGGACGGCCCGCTGGCTGTCGTACCCCTGGTCGTACAGCTCCTTGATCCGGGCGAGCAGGAAGACCTCGTAGTCCATGGACAGACCGAAGGCGAAGGCGAAGACCAGGACCGGGATGATGCTCTCCAGGCCGCCGGTGGGCGTGAAGCCCAGCAGCCCGCTGAAGTAGCCGTGCTGGAAGACCAGGGTCAGGGCGCCCAGCGAGGCGCCGAGCGAGAGCAGGTTCATCAGCAGGGCCTTGATCGGCATCACCAGCGAGCCGGTCATCATGAACAGCAGCACCAGGGTGCCGGCCGCGACCAGGCCGAGGGCCCACGGGCCGCGGGTGGCGATCTCGTGCTGGAAGTCGACCACGGCCGCCGCGTCGCCGGTGACGTAGGTCTTGAGGCCGCCGCGGTCCGCGCGCAGCTCCTTGACCACGGTCTTCGCCTGCTCGCCCTGGGCGTCGCCGTTCACCAGCACCTCGACGGTGCTCACGCCGTCGCTCACCGGGGTGACCGCGCGGACGTCCGCGACGCCGGGGAGGCCGGCCACGACCTGGTCGGCGTAGGCCTGGGCGCGCTCCTGGCCGGCCTCGACCACCACGGTGATCGGCGCGGGGGCCTGGTCCGGGAAGCGCTCGGTGACGGTCTCGGCGACCTGCCGGGCGGAGAAGGACTGGGGCAGCACGTCGGCGCCGGAGTTGCGCGGGTGCGCGGTGAGGAAGGGCGCGCCGGCGGCGACCAGGATCGCCACACAGGCGAGCATCACCGGGACGGCCCGGCGCTGCACCCGGCGGACGGTACGGGAGAAGAAGCCCTCGTCCGGGACGGGGGCGGTGGGGGTCTTGATCCGCTTGCCGACGAAGCCCAGCAGGGCCGGGACCAGGGTCAGCGCGGCGGCGACCGCGATCACCACGACGCTGACGCCGGCGACCGCGACGGCCCGGAAGACCGGACTGGTGAAGACGAACAGGCCCGACAGGGCCACGGCCACGGTCAGCCCGGAGAAGGCGACGGTCCGGCCGGCGGTGGCCGCGGTGCGCTCCACGGCCTGGTCGATGGTGGCGCCCTGGCCGCGCTCCTCACGGAAGCGGTTGACCATCAGCAGCGCGTAGTCGATGGACAGGCCCAGACCCAGCACGGTGGCGATGGGCAGGACGCTGGTGTCGATGTCCATCAGCCGGCTGAAGCCGAACATGGACAGCAGGGCGCCGCCGACGGAGGCGATCGCGCCGATCGCGGGGAGGCCGGCCGCGGCCAGGCCGCCGAAGACCAGCACCATGACGATCAGGGTCAGCGGCAGGGTGACCAGCTCGCCGAACCTGGTGTCCTTCTCGGTCTGCTCCTGGACCTCCTTCTGGAGGACCAGGTCACCGCCGACGGTGACGTGCGCACCCGGCGCCGCGATGCCCTCCAGACGGTCGGTGACCGCGGTGAGCTGGGCGTCCGTGCTGCCGTCGGCCATCCGCACCGAGACCAGGCTCGCGTTGCCGTCGGAGGAGGTGAGCGAGGGGCCCGCGCTGTAGGTGTCCACCGCGGTGGCCACGCCCGGGAGCTTCGAGATCTCGGCGGTGGCGGCGGTGACGGCGCCGCGGACGGCCTCGTCCCCGACCGGCGCGCCGTCCACCACGGCGGTGACGGTGCCCTGCACCGGGTCGGCGGCCTGGACGACGGAGGTGCCGCGGGCCGACTCGGAACCGCCGGAGCTGGAGGAGACCGTCCCCTCGAAGACCCGCCCCCCGATCAGCACACCGACGGCGAGGACGACGGCCCAGAAGCCGAGGACCCAACGACGGTGCTTGTAACACGTACGACCGAGAGCGGCGAGCCGCCCGCCGACCTGGTGGCCGGCGGTGGTGCGGGGGTTGCGCATAAGCGAGGCCTTTCGGACAGTTCACCCCAATGTAGGTGCAATCCCGCTTTCGTCCTATAGAAGGACGATGAGCCGCATCTCACAATCAGCTACACATAAAGAATGCATAAGTAAAAGCAGAACCCCCGCCCGGAATTCCGAGCGGGGGTTCTGCTTAAGGATCAGCCCTCAGGCGTGATCAGCTCTGGCCGCCGGCCAGCTTCTCACGCAGAGCGGCGAGCGCCTCGTCCGAAGCGAGAGCGCCGGAGCCCTCGTCGCTGGAGGAGGAGTACGAGCCACCGGAGACCGGAGCCTCCTCGCCGGCCTCGGCGGCAGCGGCGGCGTCGGCCTCACGGCTCTTGATGACCTGGGCCTGGTGCTGCTCGAAGCGGGACTGGGCCTCGGCGTACTGCCGCTCCCACTCCTCACGCTGCTTCTCGAAGCCGGGCAGCCAGTCGTTCGCCTCGGGGTCGAAGCCCTCCGGGTAGATGTAGTTGCCCTGGTCGTCGTAGGACGCGGCCATGCCGTACAGGGTCGGGTCGAACTCGACCGACGCCGGGTCGGCACCGAGGGACTCGTTGGCCTGCTTCAGCGAGAGGCTGATGCGACGACGCTCGAGGTCGATGTCGATGACCTTGACGAAGATCTCGTCGCCGACCTGGACGACCTGCTCCGGGATCTCGACGTGGCGCTCGGCCAGCTCGGAGATGTGGACCAGGCCCTCGATGCCCTCGTCCACGCGGACGAACGCACCGAACGGAACCAGCTTGGTGACCTTACCCGGAACGACCTGGCCGATCTGGTGGGTACGGGCGAACTGCTGCCACGGGTCCTCCTGGGTCGCCTTCAGCGACAGGGAGACGCGCTCGCGGTCCATGTCCACGTCGAGAACCTCGACGGTGACCTCCTGGCCGACCTCGACAACCTCGGACGGGTGGTCGATGTGCTTCCAGGACAGCTCGGAGACGTGCACCAGGCCGTCGACGCCACCCAGGTCCACGAAGGCACCGAAGTTGACGATCGAGGAGACGACGCCGGAGCGCACCTGGCCCTTCTGCAGGGTGGTGAGGAAGGTCTGGCGGACCTCGCTCTGGGTCTGCTCCAGCCAGGCACGGCGGGACAGGACCACGTTGTTGCGGTTCTTGTCCAGCTCGATGATCTTGGCCTCGAGCTCCTTGCCCACGTAGGGCTGCAGGTCGCGCACGCGGCGCATCTCGACCAGCGAGGCGGGGAGGAAGCCGCGGAGGCCGATGTCGAGGATGAGACCACCCTTGACGACCTCGATGACGGTACCGGTGACGATGCCGTCCTCTTCCTTGATCTTCTCGATCGTGCCCCAGGCACGCTCGTACTGAGCGCGCTTCTTGGACAGGATCAGGCGACCCTCCTTGTCCTCCTTCTGGAGGACCAGGGCCTCGATGTTGTCGCCGACGGCGACAACCTCGTGGGGGTCGACGTCGTGCTTGATCGAGAGCTCGCGCGACGGGATGACACCCTCGGTCTTGTAACCGATGTCGAGGAGCACCTCGTCACGGTCGACCTTCACGATGACGCCCTCAACGATGTCGCCATCGTTGAAGTACTTGATGGTCTCGTCGATCGCGGCGAGGAACGCGTCCGCGTCGCCGATGTCGTTGACCGCAACCTGCGGGGTGGTGCTGACAGAGGTGTCGGTGGGGCTCGTCATTAGGAAAAGGGCTCCGGTACGGACATGAAGTCGTAGGTAATGCCACGCGGAGGGCCCTGATCGCTCCCACCGAAAGCCGGACAGCCCAGAACACGGAGCACCATCCCGAACCACGGGGTGATGTCCGTCTAGTGACCGTGGGGTCTTCGACAGATGCGAGCGCGACCTGCTCCGTCCGAGGCGCGCAGGCCCGCAGCGCAACTTGTAGCATACGGGGACAGCCGAGCACGGTCAACGCCGAAGACGGCTAGACCGGTAGAGGCCGGGATGGATCAGGCCATATCCTCCGAATGCGCACCTCACGGCGGCAGTCGGAGACCTCGAATCCCCGGATGCCACCGCCCGTTCCGGCTCCCGTACAGGGCCGGACCGCGGCAGCGGCGCTTCCGCACCCCATACCCTACGCGACGGGCTCCATGACCTTGGCCACCACCCCCGACCCCGTGCTCCGTGATCTTGACGAGCCCCGCGAGTCCGACGTCCCGGACGACCCGGACGGCGACGACGCCGTCCGGCGCCCGGCGGAGGCCACGGAGAGCAGCCGGGCCAGCCGCCACTGGTGGGACCGGAACGCCGACGAGTACCAGGACGAGCACGGCGCGTTCCTCGGCGACGACCGCTTCACCTGGTGCCCCGAGGGTCTGGACGAGGCCGACGCCCGTCTGCTCGGCGACCCGGCCGGGCTGCGCGGCCTGGCCGTGCTGGAGCTCGGCGCCGGCGCCGCCCAGTGCTCGCGCTGGCTGGCCGCCCGGGGCGCCCGCCCGGTGGCCCTGGACATCTCCTTCCGGCAGCTCCAGCACTCGCGCCGGATCGACCTCCAGCGCGACACCCCGCCGGTCACCGTGGTGCAGGCGGACGCGGCGGTGCTGCCGTTCGCGGACGGCTCCTTCGACCTGGCCTGCTCGGCGTACGGCGCGGTGCCGTTCAGCGCCGACACCGCCGCCATGATGCGTGAGGTGCACCGGGTGCTGCGGCCCGGCGGGCGCTGGGTGTTCTCGGTGACCCACCCGATCCGCTGGGCGTTCCCCGACGAGCCCGGCGTCGAGGGCCTCACCGCCACCTCTTCCTACTTCGACCGCACCCCCTACGTCGAGCAGGACGAGCAGGGCCGGGCCACCTACGTCGAGCACCACCGCACCCTGGGCGACCGGGTGCGGGAGCTGGTCGGCGCCGGATTCCGGCTGCTGGACCTGGTGGAGCCGGAGTGGCCGGACGGGCACGACCAGGAGTGGGGCGGCTGGAGCCCGCTGCGCGGGCGGCTGATCCCCGGCACCGCGATCTTCGTCAGCGAGCGGGGCTGATCTTGCGTTCGGTCGGTCTCGAACTGCCGGTCCGCACCTGCGTCCCGGCCCTGCAGCGGGCGCTCGCCGAACAGGGCGCCGCGGTGCTGGCGGCGCCGCCCGGCACCGGCAAGACCACGCTGGTCCCGCTGGCCCTGGCCGGGCTGGTGGACGGGCTGCCCGGGCCGGCCCGCCGGGTGCTGGTGGCCGAGCCCCGGCGGCTCGCCGTCCGGGCCGCCGCCCGGCGGATGGCCTGGCTGCTCGGCGAGCGGGTGGGCGAGCGGGTCGGCTTCACCGTCCGCGGCGAGCGCCGGGCCGGACCGCGCACCGTCGTCGAGGTGGTCACCACCGGCGTCCTGCTGCAGCGGCTGCAGCGCGACCCCGAGCTGGCCGGCGTGGACGCGGTCGTCCTGGACGAGTGCCACGAGCGGCACCTGGACGCCGACACCGCGCTCGCCTTCCTGCTCGACGTCCGGGCGGTGCTCCGCCCGGAACTGCGGGTGGTGTGTGCCTCCGCCACCTCGGACACCGCCGCCTGGGCCGAGCTGCTCGGCGGCGCACCGGTGGTGGCGGCCGAGGGCGTCTCGTACCCGGTGGAGGTGGTGTGGGCGCCGCCGCCGCGGCCGGTCCGCCCGCCGCAGGGCACCCGGTGCGACCCCGCGCTGCTGGAGCACGTCGCCGCCACCGTCCGCCGGGCGCTGGCCGAGCGCACCGGGGACGTCCTCTGCTTCCTGCCCGGGGTCGGCGAGATCGCCCGGGTCGCCGGGCAGCTGACCGGCGGCCCCGCCGCGGTGGACGCCGAGGTCCTGCAGCTGCACGGCCAGGCCGCGCAGTCCGTCCAGGACGCCGCGCTGGCACCCGGCGAGCGGCGGCGGGTGATCCTGGCGACCTCGGTGGCGGAGTCCTCGCTGACCGTGCCGGGCGTCCGGCTCGTGGTGGACGCCGGACTGGCCCGCGAACCGCGCACCGACCACGCCCGCGGTCTGTCCGGCCTGGTCACCGTCCGGGCCTCGCTGGCCGCCGGACGGCAGCGCGCCGGCCGGGCCGGCCGCGAGGCCCCGGGCACGGTGTACCGCTGCTGGGCCGAGGTCGAGGACGCCCGCGCCGCCCGGTTCCCCACCCCCGAGATCGCCCTCGCCGACCTCACCGCCTTCGCCCTGCACGCCGCCTGCTGGGGCGACCCCGACGCGGCCGGCCTCGCCCTCCCCGACCCCCCGCCCGCCGGGGCGATGGCCGCGGCCCGCGCGGTACTGCTCGCTCTCGGCGCCGTCGACCCGGACGGCCGCGCCACCGACCGCGGCCGCGCCATCGCCCGTACCGGCCTGCACCCCCGGCTCGCCCGCGCCCTGCTGGACGGCGCCGCGCGGGTCGGCCCCCGACGCGCCGCCGAACTGGTCGCCCTGCTCTCCGAGGAACCGCCGCGGGCCCTCGGCGACGACCTGGTGGAGGTCTGGCGGACCGTCCGCCGGGCGGAGGACCCGTACGCGCGGCGCTGGCGGGACGAGGTCCGGCGGCTGCGCGGACACCTGGACGCCCCGGGGGACGGGCCGGGCGCCGACGGCTCCGGGCCGTCGGACCGGGAGGCGGCCGGCCTGGTGGTCGCCCTGGCCCACCCCGAGCGGATCGCCCGGGCCCGGGGGCCGCAGGGCCCGTACCTGATGGCCTCCGGGACGGCCGCCGACCTCGGGACCGGCTCCCGGCTCTCCGGAGTGGAGTGGCTCGCCGTGGCCGTCGCGGACCGTCCCGCCGGCTCCCCCTCCGCCCGGGTCCAGCGCGCCGTACCGCTCGACGAACCGACTGCCCGGCAGGCCGGCGCGACCCTGCTGACCGACCGCGAGGAGGTCCACTGGTCGGTACGGGACGGCGAGTTGACGGCACGCCGGGTGACCGCGCTGGGGGCGATCGAACTGGACGCCGCCGCCCTGGCCGACCCCGATCCCGACCTGGTCAGGGCCGCCCTGGTGGACGGGCTCACCCGGGAGGGCGTCGGCACCCTGCTCCGCTGGCCGGCCGCCGCCACCGGACTCCGGGAACGGCTCGCGTTCCTCCACCGCACCCTCGGCGACCCCTGGCCGGACGTCTCCGACGAGGCCCTGCTCGACGCCGCCGGCGCCTGGCTGGAACCCGAGCTGTCCCGGGCCCGGCGCCGGGCCGACCTGGCCCGGATCGACACCGCCGCGGCGCTGCAGCGGCTGCTCCCCTGGGCCGGCGGCGACGCCGGACGGCTGGACGAGCTGGCGCCCGAGCGGATCACCGTGCCGAGCGGGTCGCGGATCCGGGTGGACTACGCGGACGACCGGCCGGTGCTGGCCGTCAAGCTCCAGGAGCTGTTCGGCTGGGACACCGCCCCGGCCCTCGCGGGCGGCCGGGTCCCGCTCACCGTCCACCTGCTCTCGCCCGCGGGGCGGCCCGCCGCCGTGACCGGCGACCTGGCCCGCTTCTGGCGCGAGGGGTACAAGGCCGTCCGCGCCGACCTCCGCGGCCGCTACCCCCGCCACCCCTGGCCCGAGGACCCCACCACCGCCACCCCCACCCGCCACACCAACCCCCGGGGACGCACCAACGCACCCGGTTGATCCAGGCAATTCAGGGGCGCGGGGAACTGCGCCGGCCGAACGCAACCAGCCAGCCCGCAAGGGGCGCGGGGAACTGCGCGAAACGGAAGGCCACCTGCCCGAGCACGGCAACGACCGGACGTCGCACCACGCTCTCCCGACAGCGTCCACCCCCCCACCACCGCGAGGGTGCGGCACCGCCGAGGGCAGCGGACGGACGCCTACCGCTGCGCGCAGTTCCCCGCGCCCCTGTGGGTTATCCGGTTGCGTTCAGCGTCGGGCCGCCGGCAGGGCGGCGAGCATGAGGTGCTCGGTGGTCCGCAGGTACTCCTCCGCCGCGGTCGCCGCCTCCGTGGGGTTGCCGGCGTGGACGGCGTCGGCGACCGGGCGGAGGCGGGCCGCCGCCACTGCGGGGTCGTCGAACGGCGCCCGCAGTGCCCCCCGGACGGGCAGGTAGGCGTTGAGGAGCGTGTT
The window above is part of the Kitasatospora sp. HUAS MG31 genome. Proteins encoded here:
- the rpsA gene encoding 30S ribosomal protein S1; translation: MTSPTDTSVSTTPQVAVNDIGDADAFLAAIDETIKYFNDGDIVEGVIVKVDRDEVLLDIGYKTEGVIPSRELSIKHDVDPHEVVAVGDNIEALVLQKEDKEGRLILSKKRAQYERAWGTIEKIKEEDGIVTGTVIEVVKGGLILDIGLRGFLPASLVEMRRVRDLQPYVGKELEAKIIELDKNRNNVVLSRRAWLEQTQSEVRQTFLTTLQKGQVRSGVVSSIVNFGAFVDLGGVDGLVHVSELSWKHIDHPSEVVEVGQEVTVEVLDVDMDRERVSLSLKATQEDPWQQFARTHQIGQVVPGKVTKLVPFGAFVRVDEGIEGLVHISELAERHVEIPEQVVQVGDEIFVKVIDIDLERRRISLSLKQANESLGADPASVEFDPTLYGMAASYDDQGNYIYPEGFDPEANDWLPGFEKQREEWERQYAEAQSRFEQHQAQVIKSREADAAAAAEAGEEAPVSGGSYSSSSDEGSGALASDEALAALREKLAGGQS
- a CDS encoding class I SAM-dependent methyltransferase, with the protein product MTLATTPDPVLRDLDEPRESDVPDDPDGDDAVRRPAEATESSRASRHWWDRNADEYQDEHGAFLGDDRFTWCPEGLDEADARLLGDPAGLRGLAVLELGAGAAQCSRWLAARGARPVALDISFRQLQHSRRIDLQRDTPPVTVVQADAAVLPFADGSFDLACSAYGAVPFSADTAAMMREVHRVLRPGGRWVFSVTHPIRWAFPDEPGVEGLTATSSYFDRTPYVEQDEQGRATYVEHHRTLGDRVRELVGAGFRLLDLVEPEWPDGHDQEWGGWSPLRGRLIPGTAIFVSERG
- a CDS encoding MMPL family transporter, which encodes MRNPRTTAGHQVGGRLAALGRTCYKHRRWVLGFWAVVLAVGVLIGGRVFEGTVSSSSGGSESARGTSVVQAADPVQGTVTAVVDGAPVGDEAVRGAVTAATAEISKLPGVATAVDTYSAGPSLTSSDGNASLVSVRMADGSTDAQLTAVTDRLEGIAAPGAHVTVGGDLVLQKEVQEQTEKDTRFGELVTLPLTLIVMVLVFGGLAAAGLPAIGAIASVGGALLSMFGFSRLMDIDTSVLPIATVLGLGLSIDYALLMVNRFREERGQGATIDQAVERTAATAGRTVAFSGLTVAVALSGLFVFTSPVFRAVAVAGVSVVVIAVAAALTLVPALLGFVGKRIKTPTAPVPDEGFFSRTVRRVQRRAVPVMLACVAILVAAGAPFLTAHPRNSGADVLPQSFSARQVAETVTERFPDQAPAPITVVVEAGQERAQAYADQVVAGLPGVADVRAVTPVSDGVSTVEVLVNGDAQGEQAKTVVKELRADRGGLKTYVTGDAAAVVDFQHEIATRGPWALGLVAAGTLVLLFMMTGSLVMPIKALLMNLLSLGASLGALTLVFQHGYFSGLLGFTPTGGLESIIPVLVFAFAFGLSMDYEVFLLARIKELYDQGYDSQRAVQLGLQRSGKIITSAGLLMVIVFAGFAAGQMLMVKQMGIALAVAVAVDATLVRCLLVPATMSLFGKLNWWAPAPLRRLHRRIGLSEHVELPPLDVPATVPAQRPVDERELIKAS
- a CDS encoding MarR family winged helix-turn-helix transcriptional regulator, translated to MDTDPLELAADLRLAIGTLVRRLRVGDELPQNQAAVLGWLVREGPRTTSELADLQRVRHQSMARTVALLTEAGLVEQRRHATDGRKVLLAVTEAGTRALHTQRARREGEIAAAITERLDPEERRRLADAVDLLRRLA
- the hrpB gene encoding ATP-dependent helicase HrpB, producing the protein MRSVGLELPVRTCVPALQRALAEQGAAVLAAPPGTGKTTLVPLALAGLVDGLPGPARRVLVAEPRRLAVRAAARRMAWLLGERVGERVGFTVRGERRAGPRTVVEVVTTGVLLQRLQRDPELAGVDAVVLDECHERHLDADTALAFLLDVRAVLRPELRVVCASATSDTAAWAELLGGAPVVAAEGVSYPVEVVWAPPPRPVRPPQGTRCDPALLEHVAATVRRALAERTGDVLCFLPGVGEIARVAGQLTGGPAAVDAEVLQLHGQAAQSVQDAALAPGERRRVILATSVAESSLTVPGVRLVVDAGLAREPRTDHARGLSGLVTVRASLAAGRQRAGRAGREAPGTVYRCWAEVEDARAARFPTPEIALADLTAFALHAACWGDPDAAGLALPDPPPAGAMAAARAVLLALGAVDPDGRATDRGRAIARTGLHPRLARALLDGAARVGPRRAAELVALLSEEPPRALGDDLVEVWRTVRRAEDPYARRWRDEVRRLRGHLDAPGDGPGADGSGPSDREAAGLVVALAHPERIARARGPQGPYLMASGTAADLGTGSRLSGVEWLAVAVADRPAGSPSARVQRAVPLDEPTARQAGATLLTDREEVHWSVRDGELTARRVTALGAIELDAAALADPDPDLVRAALVDGLTREGVGTLLRWPAAATGLRERLAFLHRTLGDPWPDVSDEALLDAAGAWLEPELSRARRRADLARIDTAAALQRLLPWAGGDAGRLDELAPERITVPSGSRIRVDYADDRPVLAVKLQELFGWDTAPALAGGRVPLTVHLLSPAGRPAAVTGDLARFWREGYKAVRADLRGRYPRHPWPEDPTTATPTRHTNPRGRTNAPG